One part of the Arabidopsis thaliana chromosome 1 sequence genome encodes these proteins:
- a CDS encoding uncharacterized protein (unknown protein; FUNCTIONS IN: molecular_function unknown; INVOLVED IN: biological_process unknown; LOCATED IN: endomembrane system; BEST Arabidopsis thaliana protein match is: unknown protein (TAIR:AT2G31345.1); Has 35333 Blast hits to 34131 proteins in 2444 species: Archae - 798; Bacteria - 22429; Metazoa - 974; Fungi - 991; Plants - 531; Viruses - 0; Other Eukaryotes - 9610 (source: NCBI BLink).), whose product MKRQVMIFVMLVAFFVVFLDVKQVEAMRPFPTAADEIRFVFQALQRGPVSGSGPNGCTNIPRGTPRCHG is encoded by the coding sequence atgaagagacAAGTAATGATCTTTGTTATGTTAGTTgccttttttgttgtattctTGGACGTCAAGCAAGTTGAAGCAATGAGGCCGTTCCCAACAGCTGCCGATGAGATCCGGTTCGTGTTCCAAGCACTGCAAAGGGGTCCAGTCAGCGGGTCAGGTCCAAATGGTTGCACCAACATTCCCCGTGGTACACCTAGGTGCCATGGTTGA
- the SKIP16 gene encoding SKP1/ASK-interacting protein 16 (SKP1/ASK-interacting protein 16 (SKIP16); CONTAINS InterPro DOMAIN/s: ApaG (InterPro:IPR007474); Has 2063 Blast hits to 2061 proteins in 779 species: Archae - 0; Bacteria - 1378; Metazoa - 194; Fungi - 63; Plants - 89; Viruses - 0; Other Eukaryotes - 339 (source: NCBI BLink).), translated as MGLEDAGDLVLHIVLSKIGPENTARVACVSKRLKVSASEESLWSIFCSNDLNISTPLDPHGDPAPSFKRAYQLWRESFRMYPWNLVKRVRLCWDNLKQWLTLNFPEAKATLRKGVTEDDLQEFETSLKVKLPLPTRLLYRFVDGQELSSPNGLDGSLGLIGGYSAYSHDVNVYLLPLKEVMRETKESFMRDLGFSSRLDLIVMAASVVASLKIFLLDCTTGQLFTGTSNRQLLPCVPDALVRSVHDTNGDQQQDAMLLWLEEHGRRLQTGTINVRQQNNVKSISLFPEIPPLCSVSVTNGVQVRASSVFIPEISNLRDQPPAYWYAYSIRMSLMPEGCILNGTHHSSCQLYWRHWVIRADNEVIDNVNGEAVIGKYPLLQAGEEEFVYESCSSFPTTAGSIDGSFTFVPGSLRDPKGSQFEVKVVEFPLELPDYIF; from the exons ATGGGTCTAGAGGATGCTGGAGATTTGGTTCTCCACATCGTCTTATCCAAAATCGGCCCTGAAAACACCGCGAGAGTGGCTTGTGTCAGTAAACGCCTTAAGGTCTCCGCCTCCGAGGAATCTCTCTGGTCTATCTTCTGCTCCAATGATCTTAATATCTCTACTCCTCTCGATCCCCATGGAGATCCTGCTCCTTCCTTCAAG AGAGCATATCAATTGTGGAGGGAGTCATTTAGAATGTATCCTTGGAATCTGGTTAAAAGAGTTAGACTTTGTTGGGACAACCTCAAACAATGGTTGACCTTAAACTTCCCTGAAGCAAAGGCAACACTGAGGAAAGGTGTCACAGAAGATGATCTTCAAGAATTCGAGACTTCTCTCAAAGTGAAACTTCCTTTGCCCACAAGGCTTCTCTACCGTTTCGTTGATGGTCAAGAGCTTTCTTCCCCCAATGGGCTTGATGGCTCTTTGGGGCTTATAGGTGGCTATTCCGCTTATTCTCATGACGTTAATGTCTACTTGCTACCTCTTAAGGAAGTGATGAGGGAGACAAAGGAAAGTTTCATGCGCGACCTCGGTTTCTCGAGTAGATTAGACCTTATTGTTATGGCTGCATCCGTAGTTGCCAgtctgaaaatatttttattagactGCACAACCGGACAGCTTTTTACTGGGACAAGTAACCGCCAATTGCTTCCTTGTGTACCCGATGCTTTGGTTAGATCGGTTCATGATACCAACGGCGATCAGCAACAGGATGCCATGCTGCTTTGGTTGGAAGAACATGGCCGGCGGTTACAAACCGGCACTATAAATGTCCGTCAACAGAACAATGTCAAGAGTATCAGTTTGTTCCCGGAGATTCCTCCCTTGTGTTCTGTCTCCGTAACTAATGGTGTGCAG GTACGTGCTTCGTCTGTTTTTATCCCGGAAATATCGAACCTTCGGGATCAGCCACCGGCATACTGGTATGCATATTCAATCCGGATGTCTCTCATGCCAGAAGGATGCATCTTGAATGGGACACATCATAGCTCTTGCCAACTGTATTGGAGACATTGGGTTATCCGAGCTGATAATGAAGTGATAGATAATGTTAATGGAGAAGCTGTCATAGGAAAG TACCCGCTCTTACAAGCCGGGGAGGAAGAGTTTGTGTATGAGAGTTGTTCCAGTTTTCCGACAACTGCTGGATCCATTGATGGCTCTTTCACCTTTGTACCTGGAAG tttgaGAGATCCAAAAGGGAGTCAATTCGAAGTCAAAGTCGTAGAGTTTCCTCTGGAGTTACCGGACTACATCTTCTGA
- a CDS encoding uncharacterized protein (unknown protein; FUNCTIONS IN: molecular_function unknown; INVOLVED IN: biological_process unknown; LOCATED IN: endomembrane system; BEST Arabidopsis thaliana protein match is: unknown protein (TAIR:AT1G06135.1); Has 30201 Blast hits to 17322 proteins in 780 species: Archae - 12; Bacteria - 1396; Metazoa - 17338; Fungi - 3422; Plants - 5037; Viruses - 0; Other Eukaryotes - 2996 (source: NCBI BLink).) produces the protein MKKQLILGVILLGLFVIFLNTTQVEAARPLQADSEIRFVFQLLQRGQVIGSGPNGCTNIPGGSGTCRP, from the coding sequence atgaagaaacaattaaTACTTGGAGTGATTTTGCTCGGACTATTCGTGATTTTCTTGAACACCACACAAGTCGAAGCCGCTAGGCCGCTTCAAGCCGACAGTGAGATCCGATTCGTGTTCCAGTTGCTGCAAAGGGGCCAGGTTATAGGGTCAGGTCCGAACGGTTGCACAAACATCCCAGGAGGTTCTGGCACTTGTCGCCCGTGA
- the GLX2-4 gene encoding glyoxalase 2-4 (glyoxalase 2-4 (GLX2-4); FUNCTIONS IN: hydrolase activity, hydroxyacylglutathione hydrolase activity, zinc ion binding; INVOLVED IN: methylglyoxal catabolic process to D-lactate; LOCATED IN: chloroplast; EXPRESSED IN: 24 plant structures; EXPRESSED DURING: 13 growth stages; CONTAINS InterPro DOMAIN/s: Beta-lactamase-like (InterPro:IPR001279), Hydroxyacylglutathione hydrolase (InterPro:IPR017782); BEST Arabidopsis thaliana protein match is: glyoxalase 2-5 (TAIR:AT2G31350.2); Has 15453 Blast hits to 15452 proteins in 2500 species: Archae - 395; Bacteria - 9967; Metazoa - 477; Fungi - 329; Plants - 213; Viruses - 0; Other Eukaryotes - 4072 (source: NCBI BLink).), with amino-acid sequence MQAISKVSSAASFFRCSRLVSQPCVRPCVRQLHVRKGLVSGVMKLFSSPLRTLRDAGKSVRISRFCSVSNVSSSLQIELVPCLTDNYAYILHDEDTGTVGVVDPSEAVPVMDALQKNSRNLTYILNTHHHYDHTGGNLELKDRYGAKVIGSAADRDRIPGIDVALKDADKWMFAGHEVHIMETPGHTRGHISFYFPGARAIFTGDTLFSLSCGKLFEGTPEQMLASLQRIIALPDDTSVYCGHEYTLSNSKFALSIEPTNEVLQSYAAYVAELRDKKLPTIPTTMKMEKACNPFLRTENTDIRRALGIPETADEAEALGIIRRAKDNFKA; translated from the exons atgcaAGCCATCTCCAAAGTTTCTTCTGCAGCATCATTCTTTAGATGTTCTAGG CTAGTTAGTCAGCCATGTGTGAGGCCTTGCGTGAGACAGCTTCACGTCAGAAAGGGTCTTGTCTCTGGTGTCATGAAGCTGTTCTCTTCACCTCTTAGGACTTTGCGTGATGCTGGTAAATCCGTTCGCATTTCAAGATTCTGCAGTGTCTCCAATGTCTCTTCCTCATTGCAAATTGAACTG GTGCCATGTCTTACGGACAACTATGCTTATATCTTACATGATGAGGATACCGGTACAGTTGGTGTGGTTGACCCTTCTGAAGCTGTACCTGTTATGGATGCCCTCCAGAAGAATAGTCGAAATCtaacttatatattaaatacaCATCACCATTATGATCACACTGGTGGCAATTTGGAATTAAAAGACAGGTATGGTGCAAAG GTGATCGGCTCAGCTGCAGATAGGGACCGGATTCCTGGAATTGATGTAGCCTTGAAAGATGCTGACAAATGGATGTTTGCTGGCCATGAAGTCCATATTATGGAAACTCCTGGCCACACCAGAG GCCATATTAGTTTCTACTTTCCAGGGGCACGAGCAATTTTCACCGGGGACACCTTGTTTAGCTTATCATGTGGTAAACTCTTCGAAGGTACTCCAGAGCAG ATGCTAGCTTCTCTACAGAGGATAATTGCGTTGCCAGATGACACAAGCGTATACTGTGGCCATGAATATACACTG AGTAATTCCAAGTTTGCATTGTCTATAGAACCAACAAACGAAGTGCTCCAGTCTTATGCAGCCTACGTTGCAGAACTCCGTGACAAGAAATTACCAACG ATTCCAACGACgatgaagatggagaaagcTTGTAACCCGTTTCTCCGCACTGAGAACACAGATATCCGTCGAGCTTTAGGTATTCCAGAGACAGCAGATGAAGCAGAAGCTCTGGGTATTATAAGAAGAGCAAAGGACAATTTCAAAGCTTAG
- the GLX2-4 gene encoding glyoxalase 2-4 (glyoxalase 2-4 (GLX2-4); FUNCTIONS IN: hydrolase activity, zinc ion binding, hydroxyacylglutathione hydrolase activity; INVOLVED IN: methylglyoxal catabolic process to D-lactate; LOCATED IN: chloroplast; EXPRESSED IN: 24 plant structures; EXPRESSED DURING: 13 growth stages; CONTAINS InterPro DOMAIN/s: Beta-lactamase-like (InterPro:IPR001279), Hydroxyacylglutathione hydrolase (InterPro:IPR017782); BEST Arabidopsis thaliana protein match is: glyoxalase 2-5 (TAIR:AT2G31350.1); Has 15456 Blast hits to 15455 proteins in 2500 species: Archae - 395; Bacteria - 9969; Metazoa - 478; Fungi - 329; Plants - 213; Viruses - 0; Other Eukaryotes - 4072 (source: NCBI BLink).), protein MQAISKVSSAASFFRCSRKLVSQPCVRPCVRQLHVRKGLVSGVMKLFSSPLRTLRDAGKSVRISRFCSVSNVSSSLQIELVPCLTDNYAYILHDEDTGTVGVVDPSEAVPVMDALQKNSRNLTYILNTHHHYDHTGGNLELKDRYGAKVIGSAADRDRIPGIDVALKDADKWMFAGHEVHIMETPGHTRGHISFYFPGARAIFTGDTLFSLSCGKLFEGTPEQMLASLQRIIALPDDTSVYCGHEYTLSNSKFALSIEPTNEVLQSYAAYVAELRDKKLPTIPTTMKMEKACNPFLRTENTDIRRALGIPETADEAEALGIIRRAKDNFKA, encoded by the exons atgcaAGCCATCTCCAAAGTTTCTTCTGCAGCATCATTCTTTAGATGTTCTAGG AAGCTAGTTAGTCAGCCATGTGTGAGGCCTTGCGTGAGACAGCTTCACGTCAGAAAGGGTCTTGTCTCTGGTGTCATGAAGCTGTTCTCTTCACCTCTTAGGACTTTGCGTGATGCTGGTAAATCCGTTCGCATTTCAAGATTCTGCAGTGTCTCCAATGTCTCTTCCTCATTGCAAATTGAACTG GTGCCATGTCTTACGGACAACTATGCTTATATCTTACATGATGAGGATACCGGTACAGTTGGTGTGGTTGACCCTTCTGAAGCTGTACCTGTTATGGATGCCCTCCAGAAGAATAGTCGAAATCtaacttatatattaaatacaCATCACCATTATGATCACACTGGTGGCAATTTGGAATTAAAAGACAGGTATGGTGCAAAG GTGATCGGCTCAGCTGCAGATAGGGACCGGATTCCTGGAATTGATGTAGCCTTGAAAGATGCTGACAAATGGATGTTTGCTGGCCATGAAGTCCATATTATGGAAACTCCTGGCCACACCAGAG GCCATATTAGTTTCTACTTTCCAGGGGCACGAGCAATTTTCACCGGGGACACCTTGTTTAGCTTATCATGTGGTAAACTCTTCGAAGGTACTCCAGAGCAG ATGCTAGCTTCTCTACAGAGGATAATTGCGTTGCCAGATGACACAAGCGTATACTGTGGCCATGAATATACACTG AGTAATTCCAAGTTTGCATTGTCTATAGAACCAACAAACGAAGTGCTCCAGTCTTATGCAGCCTACGTTGCAGAACTCCGTGACAAGAAATTACCAACG ATTCCAACGACgatgaagatggagaaagcTTGTAACCCGTTTCTCCGCACTGAGAACACAGATATCCGTCGAGCTTTAGGTATTCCAGAGACAGCAGATGAAGCAGAAGCTCTGGGTATTATAAGAAGAGCAAAGGACAATTTCAAAGCTTAG
- the SKIP16 gene encoding SKP1/ASK-interacting protein 16, with protein sequence MGLEDAGDLVLHIVLSKIGPENTARVACVSKRLKVSASEESLWSIFCSNDLNISTPLDPHGDPAPSFKRAYQLWRESFRMYPWNLVKRVRLCWDNLKQWLTLNFPEAKATLRKGVTEDDLQEFETSLKVKLPLPTRLLYRFVDGQELSSPNGLDGSLGLIGGYSAYSHDVNVYLLPLKEVMRETKESFMRDLGFSSRLDLIVMAASVVASLKIFLLDCTTGQLFTGTSNRQLLPCVPDALVRSVHDTNGDQQQDAMLLWLEEHGRRLQTGTINVRQQNNVKSISLFPEIPPLCSVSVTNGVQVRASSVFIPEISNLRDQPPAYWYAYSIRMSLMPEGCILNGTHHSSCQLYWRHWVIRADNEVIDNVNGEAVIGKV encoded by the exons ATGGGTCTAGAGGATGCTGGAGATTTGGTTCTCCACATCGTCTTATCCAAAATCGGCCCTGAAAACACCGCGAGAGTGGCTTGTGTCAGTAAACGCCTTAAGGTCTCCGCCTCCGAGGAATCTCTCTGGTCTATCTTCTGCTCCAATGATCTTAATATCTCTACTCCTCTCGATCCCCATGGAGATCCTGCTCCTTCCTTCAAG AGAGCATATCAATTGTGGAGGGAGTCATTTAGAATGTATCCTTGGAATCTGGTTAAAAGAGTTAGACTTTGTTGGGACAACCTCAAACAATGGTTGACCTTAAACTTCCCTGAAGCAAAGGCAACACTGAGGAAAGGTGTCACAGAAGATGATCTTCAAGAATTCGAGACTTCTCTCAAAGTGAAACTTCCTTTGCCCACAAGGCTTCTCTACCGTTTCGTTGATGGTCAAGAGCTTTCTTCCCCCAATGGGCTTGATGGCTCTTTGGGGCTTATAGGTGGCTATTCCGCTTATTCTCATGACGTTAATGTCTACTTGCTACCTCTTAAGGAAGTGATGAGGGAGACAAAGGAAAGTTTCATGCGCGACCTCGGTTTCTCGAGTAGATTAGACCTTATTGTTATGGCTGCATCCGTAGTTGCCAgtctgaaaatatttttattagactGCACAACCGGACAGCTTTTTACTGGGACAAGTAACCGCCAATTGCTTCCTTGTGTACCCGATGCTTTGGTTAGATCGGTTCATGATACCAACGGCGATCAGCAACAGGATGCCATGCTGCTTTGGTTGGAAGAACATGGCCGGCGGTTACAAACCGGCACTATAAATGTCCGTCAACAGAACAATGTCAAGAGTATCAGTTTGTTCCCGGAGATTCCTCCCTTGTGTTCTGTCTCCGTAACTAATGGTGTGCAG GTACGTGCTTCGTCTGTTTTTATCCCGGAAATATCGAACCTTCGGGATCAGCCACCGGCATACTGGTATGCATATTCAATCCGGATGTCTCTCATGCCAGAAGGATGCATCTTGAATGGGACACATCATAGCTCTTGCCAACTGTATTGGAGACATTGGGTTATCCGAGCTGATAATGAAGTGATAGATAATGTTAATGGAGAAGCTGTCATAGGAAAGGTGTAG
- the SKIP16 gene encoding SKP1/ASK-interacting protein 16, which yields MGLEDAGDLVLHIVLSKIGPENTARVACVSKRLKVSASEESLWSIFCSNDLNISTPLDPHGDPAPSFKRAYQLWRESFRMYPWNLVKRVRLCWDNLKQWLTLNFPEAKATLRKGVTEDDLQEFETSLKVKLPLPTRLLYRFVDGQELSSPNGLDGSLGLIGGYSAYSHDVNVYLLPLKEVMRETKESFMRDLGFSSRLDLIVMAASVVASLKIFLLDCTTGQLFTGTSNRQLLPCVPDALVRSVHDTNGDQQQDAMLLWLEEHGRRLQTGTINVRQQNNVKSISLFPEIPPLCSVSVTNGVQKDAS from the exons ATGGGTCTAGAGGATGCTGGAGATTTGGTTCTCCACATCGTCTTATCCAAAATCGGCCCTGAAAACACCGCGAGAGTGGCTTGTGTCAGTAAACGCCTTAAGGTCTCCGCCTCCGAGGAATCTCTCTGGTCTATCTTCTGCTCCAATGATCTTAATATCTCTACTCCTCTCGATCCCCATGGAGATCCTGCTCCTTCCTTCAAG AGAGCATATCAATTGTGGAGGGAGTCATTTAGAATGTATCCTTGGAATCTGGTTAAAAGAGTTAGACTTTGTTGGGACAACCTCAAACAATGGTTGACCTTAAACTTCCCTGAAGCAAAGGCAACACTGAGGAAAGGTGTCACAGAAGATGATCTTCAAGAATTCGAGACTTCTCTCAAAGTGAAACTTCCTTTGCCCACAAGGCTTCTCTACCGTTTCGTTGATGGTCAAGAGCTTTCTTCCCCCAATGGGCTTGATGGCTCTTTGGGGCTTATAGGTGGCTATTCCGCTTATTCTCATGACGTTAATGTCTACTTGCTACCTCTTAAGGAAGTGATGAGGGAGACAAAGGAAAGTTTCATGCGCGACCTCGGTTTCTCGAGTAGATTAGACCTTATTGTTATGGCTGCATCCGTAGTTGCCAgtctgaaaatatttttattagactGCACAACCGGACAGCTTTTTACTGGGACAAGTAACCGCCAATTGCTTCCTTGTGTACCCGATGCTTTGGTTAGATCGGTTCATGATACCAACGGCGATCAGCAACAGGATGCCATGCTGCTTTGGTTGGAAGAACATGGCCGGCGGTTACAAACCGGCACTATAAATGTCCGTCAACAGAACAATGTCAAGAGTATCAGTTTGTTCCCGGAGATTCCTCCCTTGTGTTCTGTCTCCGTAACTAATGGTGTGCAG AAGGATGCATCTTGA
- a CDS encoding Fatty acid desaturase family protein (Fatty acid desaturase family protein; FUNCTIONS IN: oxidoreductase activity, oxidoreductase activity, acting on paired donors, with oxidation of a pair of donors resulting in the reduction of molecular oxygen to two molecules of water; INVOLVED IN: oxidation reduction, lipid metabolic process; CONTAINS InterPro DOMAIN/s: Fatty acid desaturase, type 1, core (InterPro:IPR015876), Fatty acid desaturase, type 1 (InterPro:IPR005804); BEST Arabidopsis thaliana protein match is: Fatty acid desaturase family protein (TAIR:AT1G06090.1); Has 3427 Blast hits to 3427 proteins in 832 species: Archae - 0; Bacteria - 1554; Metazoa - 794; Fungi - 234; Plants - 106; Viruses - 4; Other Eukaryotes - 735 (source: NCBI BLink).) translates to MGDKNKDDSSSQSKAVRKEKRAFLFRKWTRVDVMRVSAVGAVHLLCLLAPFNYTWEAFRFAAMVGISTNLSITFSYHRNLTHRSFKLPKWLEYPFAYSALFALQGHPIDWVSTHRFHHQFTDSDRDPHSPIEGFWFSHVFWIFDTSYIREKCGGRDNVMDLKQQWFYRFLQNTIGLHILTFWILVYLWGGLPYLTWSVGVGGAIGYHATWLINSACHIWGSRAWNTKDTSRNIWWLGPFTMGESWHNNHHAFEASARHGLEWYQVDLTWYLIWFFQVLGLATDVKLPTDAQKRKMSLAR, encoded by the exons ATGGGGGACAAAAATAAGGACGATAGCTCTAGCCAAAGCAAAGCAGTGCGTAAGGAAAAAAGAGCGTTCCTTTTCAGGAAATGGACCCGGGTTGATGTAATGAGAGTTTCGGCTGTTGGGGCTGTGCATCTATTGTGTCTATTGGCTCCGTTTAACTACACATGGGAAGCTTTCCGGTTTGCTGCTATGGTCGGTATATCGACTAATCTCAGCATTACATTTTCATACCATAGGAACTTGACTCACCGAAGCTTTAAGCTTCCTAAATGGCTTGAATATCCATTCGCTTACTCTGCCCTTTTCGCGCTTCag GGTCATCCAATAGATTGGGTGAGTACACATAGGTTCCATCACCAGTTCACAGATTCGGACCGTGACCCACATAGTCCTATCGAAGGATTTTGGTTCAGTCACGTCTTTTGGATATTCGACACCAGTTACATCAGagaaaag TGTGGAGGACGTGACAACGTGATGGACTTGAAGCAACAATGGTTCTATAGGTTTCTTCAAAACACAATTGGTCTCCACATCTTAACATTTTGGATCCTCGTCTATTTATGGGGTGGTCTACCTTACCTAACTTGGAGCGTG GGTGTTGGAGGAGCAATCGGTTACCATGCGACTTGGCTCATAAACTCGGCATGCCATATTTGGGGTTCGCGAGCATGGAACACTAAGGACACCTCTCGTAACATTTG GTGGCTAGGGCCATTCACGATGGGAGAGAGCTGGCACAACAACCACCATGCCTTTGAGGCGTCGGCTAGGCACGGGCTGGAATGGTATCAGGTAGACTTAACGTGGTACCTCATTTGGTTCTTCCAGGTTCTCGGTTTAGCCACAGATGTCAAATTGCCTACCGATGCTCAGAAGCGAAAAATGTCTTTAGCTCGTTAG